The following proteins are co-located in the Haloarcula rubripromontorii genome:
- a CDS encoding Vms1/Ankzf1 family peptidyl-tRNA hydrolase, with product MLDRLLGRASLKERVAELEEENHHLERQLDAEKERRADAATERQRAEAEVNRLEDRVAELQDRVERLQDAEGESTFRAEEALSRARLSDVLDRLESFETEPEGVFTAYVDAERSLPGPVRDAFGDRASLVASAAPCLAVTDDAGLLSACLSVPAPPSPFTEWGDTVRLERSWFEPTGEHVVALVRSDLFAMGEYDGRERTAFHGFDSELKSQHSKGGFSQSRFERLRDQQIDSHLDRCRAAIEEVSPDRLYVVGEGSVIHEFEDLATATKPVDATGEPAEALDDAVRSLWTVRLRVP from the coding sequence ATGCTTGACCGGTTGCTGGGACGAGCGTCGCTGAAAGAGCGGGTAGCCGAACTCGAGGAGGAGAACCACCACCTCGAACGACAGCTCGACGCCGAGAAGGAGCGCCGTGCTGACGCAGCGACCGAGCGCCAGCGGGCCGAGGCCGAGGTCAATCGGCTGGAGGACCGCGTGGCCGAACTCCAGGACCGGGTCGAACGGCTCCAAGACGCGGAGGGAGAATCGACGTTCCGAGCCGAGGAAGCGCTCAGTCGGGCGCGCTTGAGTGACGTACTCGACCGGCTGGAATCCTTTGAGACAGAGCCGGAAGGCGTCTTTACCGCCTATGTCGACGCGGAGCGCTCCCTGCCCGGCCCGGTCCGGGATGCCTTCGGCGACCGTGCATCGCTGGTCGCCAGCGCCGCGCCGTGTCTAGCTGTGACGGATGACGCCGGCCTCCTGTCGGCGTGCCTGTCGGTCCCTGCGCCGCCGTCGCCGTTCACTGAGTGGGGCGACACCGTTCGGCTGGAGCGGTCGTGGTTCGAACCGACTGGTGAACACGTCGTCGCGCTGGTCCGCTCGGACCTGTTCGCCATGGGCGAGTACGACGGCCGCGAGCGGACGGCGTTCCACGGCTTCGACTCGGAGCTGAAAAGCCAGCACTCCAAAGGCGGCTTCTCACAGAGCCGGTTCGAGCGGCTCCGGGACCAGCAGATCGACTCCCACCTCGACCGCTGTCGGGCCGCTATCGAAGAGGTGTCGCCTGACCGGCTGTACGTCGTCGGTGAGGGGTCGGTCATCCACGAGTTCGAGGACCTCGCGACGGCGACGAAGCCCGTCGACGCGACCGGGGAGCCGGCCGAGGCACTGGACGACGCCGTTCGGTCACTGTGGACTGTTCGGTTGCGCGTGCCGTAG
- a CDS encoding helix-turn-helix domain-containing protein → MTDIKAVVRAEHPDIVLTQTVSHDRSSKVRSVSEAGTDPTSGKFFYHIESSDFQQFEDGLRNDSTVGKFERVIETRDDEAIYSFEYTDEAKILSPVISAANGVILDMENDGSAWILTVWMPERTALARLWDYAQENDIDIDLLRVNEYASLGNTDAGLTDSQREALLVALETGYFEEPRNATLSDVAADLDISQPAAGGRLRRGIRRLIIASLRDDDEPPD, encoded by the coding sequence ATGACCGATATCAAGGCGGTCGTCCGAGCCGAACACCCTGACATCGTCCTCACACAGACCGTTTCCCACGACCGGAGCTCGAAAGTCAGGTCCGTGTCTGAAGCGGGCACGGACCCGACGTCGGGCAAGTTCTTTTACCACATCGAATCGTCCGACTTCCAGCAGTTTGAGGACGGATTACGGAACGACAGCACTGTCGGCAAGTTCGAACGCGTCATCGAAACCAGAGACGACGAGGCCATCTACAGTTTCGAGTACACGGACGAAGCAAAGATTCTCTCCCCCGTCATCTCCGCCGCGAACGGGGTTATCCTCGATATGGAAAACGACGGGAGCGCGTGGATACTGACGGTATGGATGCCCGAACGGACGGCTCTCGCTCGGCTCTGGGACTACGCTCAAGAGAACGACATCGACATCGATCTGCTGCGCGTGAACGAGTACGCCAGTCTGGGGAACACGGACGCAGGGCTGACTGACAGCCAGCGGGAGGCGCTCCTCGTCGCACTCGAAACCGGGTATTTCGAAGAGCCGCGGAACGCGACGCTCAGCGATGTCGCCGCCGATCTGGATATCTCTCAACCCGCGGCCGGCGGTCGCCTTCGGCGAGGCATCAGGAGACTCATCATCGCCTCGCTGAGAGATGACGACGAACCGCCGGACTGA
- a CDS encoding DUF5802 family protein, producing MFEQFSRGYYLGRLYIEPRDDAAAAMCREQHERVNEQLYASGEGVERTDYPLVMKLGSQHFAVHGDEQVPADTLVVPEPMLEDANVRNPPSLEEVFLAKADHAAQLLSLSEGAPTLPDTAV from the coding sequence ATGTTCGAACAGTTTTCGCGCGGATACTACCTCGGCCGCCTCTACATCGAACCGAGAGATGACGCGGCGGCCGCGATGTGTCGCGAGCAGCACGAACGAGTGAACGAACAGTTGTACGCCTCCGGCGAAGGGGTCGAACGCACAGACTATCCGCTGGTAATGAAACTCGGCTCCCAGCACTTTGCCGTCCACGGGGACGAACAGGTCCCGGCGGACACACTCGTCGTTCCCGAACCGATGCTCGAAGACGCCAACGTCCGGAACCCGCCCAGCCTCGAAGAAGTATTTCTGGCGAAAGCGGACCACGCCGCACAACTGCTCTCTCTCTCAGAGGGCGCGCCGACACTCCCTGACACTGCCGTCTGA
- a CDS encoding DUF1405 domain-containing protein — MSEQRGPLPRRYARYYLEQTPSLVWLLVVNAVAMLVGIRYYVETMPEVSTFLWPLYADSPAALFLMTLSVATLLPFLGKSLDEVPLTVPLAYLHTIALVWLVKMGLWTVVALNIGFDAYFPAPWAYFGIIITHLGFVAEGLLVPHYARTTRGALVTALVLALCNDVLDYGFGYHPPLRYDPGLVLPLATVALSVLSVGLAWRLLPMEKPTQRTS; from the coding sequence ATGAGCGAGCAGCGGGGGCCATTGCCACGTCGGTACGCGCGGTACTATCTGGAACAGACGCCGAGCCTCGTGTGGCTGCTGGTCGTCAACGCCGTCGCAATGCTCGTCGGTATCCGGTATTATGTCGAGACGATGCCCGAGGTGTCGACGTTTCTCTGGCCGCTGTACGCAGATTCACCGGCCGCACTATTCCTGATGACGCTGTCGGTGGCTACTCTCCTGCCGTTCCTCGGCAAATCGCTCGACGAGGTCCCGCTGACGGTGCCGCTCGCGTACCTCCACACGATTGCGCTGGTCTGGCTGGTCAAGATGGGGCTGTGGACCGTCGTGGCGTTAAATATCGGCTTCGACGCGTACTTTCCCGCGCCGTGGGCGTATTTCGGCATCATCATCACCCACCTCGGTTTCGTCGCCGAGGGGCTGTTAGTTCCTCACTACGCCCGGACGACGAGGGGCGCGCTGGTGACCGCGCTGGTGTTGGCCCTGTGCAACGACGTACTCGATTACGGCTTCGGATATCATCCGCCGTTGCGATACGACCCGGGTCTGGTGTTACCGCTCGCCACTGTCGCGCTATCGGTGCTGTCGGTTGGACTCGCCTGGCGACTGCTTCCAATGGAAAAACCGACGCAAAGGACATCTTAA
- a CDS encoding ArsR/SmtB family transcription factor codes for MDSAELLNLLGNANRRRILKLLAHKPCYVTEISEYIGVSPKAVIDHLQKLEDAGLVDSRTDDQRRKYFSIARNLRLEVRVSPYEFGTKSAYPANPEFEMPSCRHLSIDVGAASDGDFHDLARELEHLQQLENELSLAQRWVQARMTDVRDRIDSGFENGDGRLYAELVSGLANGIDTVPALAREIEAPPEIVEEALTRLAEDDVVERTDDGWEIV; via the coding sequence ATGGACTCCGCCGAGCTACTCAATCTCCTTGGAAACGCCAATCGCCGGCGGATTCTCAAACTACTCGCACACAAACCCTGCTACGTCACCGAGATCAGCGAGTACATCGGCGTTAGTCCGAAAGCCGTCATCGACCACCTACAAAAGCTCGAAGACGCCGGCCTCGTCGACTCCCGGACGGACGACCAACGCCGAAAGTACTTCTCTATCGCCCGGAACCTCCGTCTGGAGGTCCGCGTCTCTCCGTACGAGTTCGGTACCAAAAGCGCCTATCCAGCAAACCCCGAGTTCGAGATGCCTTCCTGTCGCCACCTCTCGATAGACGTGGGGGCCGCATCCGACGGGGACTTTCACGACCTGGCGCGCGAACTGGAGCATCTCCAGCAGCTAGAGAACGAACTGTCGCTGGCCCAGCGATGGGTGCAAGCCCGCATGACCGACGTACGGGACCGCATCGACTCCGGCTTCGAGAACGGCGACGGACGACTGTACGCAGAACTGGTCAGCGGGCTCGCAAACGGTATCGATACCGTTCCAGCGCTGGCCCGAGAGATTGAGGCCCCACCCGAGATCGTCGAGGAAGCGCTCACGCGGCTGGCGGAGGACGACGTGGTCGAACGGACCGACGACGGCTGGGAAATCGTCTGA
- a CDS encoding Na+/H+ antiporter NhaC family protein, with translation MAPETYGLISLFPAMLAIVLTLLTRQVLLSLFAGIWIGATVLVGWNPAAGAARSLQFVVDNVTEPFNVKLLLFTFLIGAMLGMIFLSGGMNALASQMVKRIRTRRQAALGTSLLGMTIFVDSYASTMITGSVMRPITDKFDISREKLAYILDSTTAPTASISVVSTWLGFEVGLIAEQLTTIGVERSAFLLFLEPIPYRFYSLLALAMVFIVVIADLDFGPMAKAERRAKEEGKVLGDNADPLMETQEDDIVTPDHVEPRWWYFAAPIAALVAVTGFSLYYSGGGFAGRSLTDALSNAATADAIVWASFSACLVILTILVGHARIAVDKVSDAIFEGFKMVMFPVAVLSLAWSIGAVSQTLGVGPYVVAISEGIITAGMLPAIIFLSAVIISFSIGTSWGTMGILFPVAIPLGHALGAPLAPAIAAILTGALFGDHCSPISDTTVMSSMFAASDHVDHVNTQIPYAVLAGIVATGLFLLAGYGVSAYIALPAGLVAVGSVTYLLSEQLSVEVPSSYGSNAD, from the coding sequence TGCAGGCATCTGGATCGGTGCGACGGTGCTCGTCGGCTGGAATCCGGCCGCTGGAGCCGCCCGGAGCCTCCAGTTCGTTGTGGATAACGTGACCGAGCCGTTTAACGTCAAACTGCTCTTGTTCACGTTCCTCATCGGGGCAATGCTGGGGATGATCTTCCTCTCCGGCGGCATGAACGCGCTGGCGTCACAGATGGTCAAGCGTATTCGAACCCGCCGGCAGGCGGCGCTTGGGACCTCACTACTGGGGATGACTATCTTCGTCGACTCGTACGCCTCGACGATGATTACCGGGTCGGTCATGCGCCCGATCACGGATAAATTCGACATCAGCCGCGAGAAGCTGGCGTACATCCTTGACTCCACCACTGCACCGACCGCGTCGATATCGGTCGTCTCGACATGGCTCGGGTTCGAGGTCGGACTCATCGCTGAGCAACTCACCACGATTGGGGTGGAGCGAAGCGCGTTCCTGCTGTTTCTTGAACCGATTCCCTATCGGTTCTACAGCCTGCTCGCACTTGCGATGGTTTTCATCGTCGTCATCGCAGACTTGGACTTCGGTCCGATGGCGAAGGCTGAACGCAGAGCAAAGGAAGAGGGCAAAGTCCTCGGTGACAACGCGGACCCACTCATGGAAACGCAAGAGGACGATATCGTGACGCCCGACCACGTCGAGCCGCGGTGGTGGTACTTCGCTGCGCCAATCGCCGCACTCGTGGCCGTGACTGGGTTCTCGCTGTATTACTCTGGCGGCGGGTTCGCTGGCCGGAGTCTCACCGACGCACTGTCGAACGCGGCCACCGCTGACGCAATCGTCTGGGCCTCGTTCTCGGCCTGTCTGGTCATTCTGACAATTCTGGTCGGACACGCACGGATTGCGGTCGATAAAGTGAGCGACGCCATCTTTGAGGGATTCAAAATGGTGATGTTCCCCGTTGCGGTGCTCTCGCTCGCGTGGTCTATCGGTGCCGTGAGCCAGACACTCGGAGTCGGTCCCTACGTCGTCGCCATCAGTGAGGGGATTATCACGGCCGGGATGCTGCCCGCCATCATCTTCCTCAGCGCGGTCATTATCAGCTTCAGCATCGGCACGTCCTGGGGGACGATGGGTATTCTGTTCCCTGTCGCGATACCGCTCGGACACGCCCTCGGCGCGCCGCTTGCCCCAGCTATCGCAGCGATCCTGACCGGCGCGCTGTTCGGCGACCACTGCTCGCCCATCTCCGACACGACAGTGATGTCAAGCATGTTCGCCGCGAGCGACCACGTCGACCACGTGAACACTCAGATTCCCTACGCAGTGCTGGCCGGCATCGTCGCAACCGGGCTGTTCCTGCTGGCCGGCTACGGCGTTTCGGCGTACATTGCACTCCCTGCTGGACTGGTCGCTGTCGGGTCTGTGACGTACCTGCTCTCAGAACAACTCTCGGTCGAAGTCCCAAGTTCGTACGGTTCGAACGCGGACTGA